From a single Syngnathus scovelli strain Florida chromosome 2, RoL_Ssco_1.2, whole genome shotgun sequence genomic region:
- the LOC125988185 gene encoding semaphorin-3F — translation MPVTMTTSGAQLLLVALCVYKGLSLQQSAPRVRLSFKELMDTRAARPFSFSFNTSDYRILLMDQDQGRLYLGSREYLVALDMHNVNKEPLIIHWPASAKRKGECQMTGKGRQGECANFVRLIEPWNRTHLYTCGTGAYQPICTFINRGWRAEDYLFRLVPGYVDSGKGKCSYDPKEENVAALIHGNLYAGVHIDFMSTDAALFRTMGGRSVIRTEQYDSRWLNEPVFVQIQQIPDSAESNDDKLYFFFREKSLDSSGGASPNVLARVGRVCLNDEGGQKSLVNRWTTFLKARLICSVIGDDGVETRFDELRDVFIQPTQDERNPMVFALFTTAGSVFKGSAVCVYSMADIRNVFNGPFAHKHGHNYQWTEYNGKIPYPRPGTCPGGTFTPGIRSSKSFSDEAVNFIRAHPLMYQPVYPIHRRPLVVRTGVDYRFTALVVDQVDAVDGRYEVLFLGTDRGTIQKVIVLPKDPTSMEELTLEEVEVFRSRAPVKTMKISSKRQQLYVSSDAGLTQVSLHRCDVYGRACSDCCLARDPYCAWDGESCSAFTPSTKRRSRRQDVKHGDPLRQCRGFNAKVEKRLRETVQFGVKGSSTFLECQPRSPQATVKWLFQRDGKRKLLNRVGNVLKTNHGILLKSLNGSDAGLYHCLATENNFKHTVARVALRILDRDIVLALSARDDDEDDPETRDPRPYPRSSPASTPFPPEIRLINQYCQSYWEQSSLKQQQRKRTSRRHTEGQEQGLG, via the exons AACTGATGGACACTCGGGCAGCGCGGCCCTTCAGTTTCTCCTTCAACACCAGCGACTACCGAATCCTCTTGATGGACCAGGACCAGGGCCGCCTGTACCTGGGCAGCAGGGAGTACCTGGTGGCTCTGGATATGCACAATGTCAACAAAGAGCCGCTCATA ATTCACTGGCCAGCATCTGCAAAGAGGAAAGGTGAATGCCAGATGACAGGAAAAGGAAGACAG GGCGAATGCGCCAACTTTGTACGCTTGATCGAGCCGTGGAACCGCACCCACCTCTACACCTGTGGAACGGGGGCTTACCAACCCATTTGCACCTTCATCAACAGAGGCTGGAGGGCAGAG GACTACCTGTTTCGACTGGTCCCCGGGTACGTGGACTCCGGGAAGGGAAAATGCTCCTACGATCCCAAAGAGGAGAACGTTGCAGCTCTTATTC ATGGTAACCTGTATGCGGGTGTCCATATTGACTTCATGAGCACAGATGCGGCTCTTTTTAGGACCATGGGAGGGAGAAGTGTCATCCGGACGGAACAGTACGATTCCAGATGGCTCAACG AGCCCGTGTTTGTTCAGATCCAGCAGATCCCTGACAGCGCAGAGAGCAACGATGACAAGCTCTACTTCTTTTTCCGCGAGAAGAGCTTAGACTCGAGCGGAGGGGCGAGTCCCAACGTCTTGGCCAGGGTGGGCAGAGTGTGTCTG AATGATGAAGGTGGCCAGAAATCCCTAGTGAACCGCTGGACAACGTTTCTCAAAGCTCGTCTTATCTGCTCGGTGATCGGCGATGATGGAGTGGAGACGCGATTTGATGAACTAC GTGATGTATTCATTCAGCCGACGCAGGATGAAAGGAACCCGATGGTGTTCGCACTCTTCACTACCGCGGG CTCTGTGTTCAAGGGCTCTGCCGTCTGCGTCTACTCCATGGCCGATATCCGCAATGTCTTCAACGGGCCTTTTGCCCATAAGCACGGCCACAATTACCAGTGGACGGAATACAACGGCAAGATTCCGTACCCACGACCGGGAACG TGTCCGGGCGGAACCTTCACCCCTGGGATCCGCTCCTCCAAGAGCTTCTCTGATGAGGCTGTCAATTTCATCCGGGCTCACCCCCTCATGTACCAGCCCGTTTATCCTATCCACCGCCGCCCCCTGGTGGTGAGGACCGGTGTGGACTACCGCTTCACGGCCCTGGTGGTGGATCAGGTGGATGCTGTGGACGGACGCTACGAGGTGCTCTTCCTGGGCACCG ATCGTGGCACCATCCAGAAGGTCATTGTGTTGCCCAAAGACCCTACTAGCATGGAGGAGCTAACGCTAGAGGAAGTGGAAGTTTTCCGG AGCAGAGCTCCTGTCAAAACGATGAAGATCTCTTCTAAGCGA CAACAACTGTACGTGTCGTCGGACGCAGGCTTGACGCAGGTGTCGCTGCACCGCTGCGACGTCTACGGCAGGGCCTGCTCCGACTGCTGTCTGGCCCGGGACCCTTACTGCGCCTGGGACGGGGAGAGCTGCTCGGCTTTTACTCCTTCCACCAAGAG GAGGAGCAGAAGACAGGATGTCAAACACGGCGATCCTCTGAGGCAGTGCCGAGGCTTTAACGCCAAAG TGGAGAAACGTCTGCGGGAAACGGTGCAGTTTGGTGTGAAAGGGAGCAGCACCTTTTTGGAGTGTCAGCCTCGCTCTCCTCAGGCAACCGTCAAGTGGCTTTTCCAGAGAGATGGCAAAAGGAAATTG CTGAACCGCGTGGGCAATGTCCTGAAGACCAACCACGGCATCCTTCTCAAGTCCCTCAATGGATCGGACGCGGGGCTTTATCACTGCCTGGCCACTGAAAACAACTTCAAACACACGGTGGCCCGCGTGGCGCTGCGTATCCTCGATCGGGACATCGTTTTGGCTCTCAGCGCCCGAGACGACGACGAGGACGACCCCGAGACTCGCGACCCGCGACCTTACCCTCGATCGTCCCCTGCCTCCACACCTTTCCCACCAGAAATCAGACTGATCAACCAGTATTGCCAGTCCTACTGGGAGCAGTCCAGTCTGAAACAGCAACAGCGCAAGCGCACCAGCCGGCGGCACACGGAGGGCCAGGAGCAAGGACTTGGTTAG
- the wasb gene encoding WASP actin nucleation promoting factor b, whose product MSRASKAKTENARSSLLSPQESQALDNLLGRRCASMATAVAQLFMALPHQPSTWSLQHTGVVCLIKDNPQRSYFFRMYDLKAGRMLWEQELYNQIVYSASPQLYFHTFAADDCQVGLNFADQQEAEAFREAVVGKISQRNNRQERGSLPPVPPEKSSVSRGSFHKASVDIPSPDNSQRYHLMPSASSLRSGNWNKKDKKNKKKGLSKADIGAPSGFKHVTHVGFDPNNLDPDLWNLLSQAGIGKDDLRDEQTSQQVYNIIERSGGMEAVKREAKRAAGPPAPPPGRLGPLPPVPVSTISAPTPPPPRGRSGPLPPIPAHLQQAPQGASNRGCPPPLPPTHGPPPPSSKSSHAGFPHNALPPVPTVQHQRTAAFTPPAAPSPPSRGISGDPAPPPPPPPPPPLQLYSDTHSSPPPPLPPSSSLPSPALSSVGRADSRGALLDQIRLGKKLRNVSECPDVGANLPAESGEGIVGALKMVMQKRSKAIHSSDESEEEGGGDDEDDDDEWDD is encoded by the exons TCCATGGCCACTGCAGTGGCGCAGTTGTTCATGGCCCTCCCTCACCAGCCGTCCACATGGAGCCTGCAGCACACTGGAGTTGTCTGCCTCATTAAGGACAACCCCCAGCGCTCGTACTTCTTTCGCATGTACGATTTGAAG GCTGGGAGGATGTTATGGGAGCAAGAACTCTACAACCAAATTGTCTACTCTGCTTCTCCACAGTTGTACTTTCACACCTTTGCTGCTGAT GACTGTCAAGTTGGACTGAATTTTGCTGATCAGCAAGAAGCAGAAGCCTTCAGGGAAGCTGTAGTGGGAAAAATCAGCCAAAGAAATAATCGGCAAG AAAGAGGTTCCCTTCCTCCTGTCCCACCAGAAAAAT CTTCCGTTAGCCGTGGTTCCTTTCACAAAGCCTCTGTGGACATCCCGAGCCCTGATAACTCCCAACGTTACCACTTGATGCCCTCGGCTTCTTCATTGCGGAGTGGCAATTGGAATAAgaaggacaagaaaaacaagaaaaaaggcCTTTCTAAAGCAGACATCGGTGCGCCCAGTGGATTTAA GCATGTTACCCATGTTGGATTTGACCCCAACAATCTGGACCCCGACCTGTGGAAcctcctctcccaggcaggcatCGGAAAGGACGATTTGAGAGATGAGCAGACGTCCCAGCAGGTCTACAACATCATCGAGCGCTCGGGCGGCATGGAGGCTGTCAAAAGGGAGGCCAAAAGAG ccgCTGGGCCTCCAGCACCTCCTCCGGGCAGGCTGGGGCCCCTTCCTCCTGTTCCCGTCTCGACCATTTCAGCCCCGACGCCGCCGCCTCCACGCGGGCGTTCCGGCCCCCTGCCTCCCATCCCGGCGCACTTGCAGCAAGCGCCGCAGGGAGCGTCCAACCGAGGCTGCCCACCGCCTCTGCCACCGACGCATGGCCCTCCGCCACCATCCTCCAAGTCCTCGCACGCAGGCTTCCCTCATAACGCGCTGCCCCCGGTGCCAACCGTGCAACATCAGCGCACTGCAGCTTTCACACCTCCAGCCGCCCCATCTCCGCCTAGCAGGGGAATTAGTGGAGATCCGGCGCCGCCTCCGCCACCTCCGCCACCTCCGCCTCTCCAGCTTTACTCGGACACTCACTcgtctccccctcctcctcttcccccgTCGAGCAGCCTGCCTTCACCCGCCCTTTCATCTGTGGGGAGAGCAGACAGCAGAGGCGCTCTGCTGGATCAGATACGACTGGGGAAGAAGCTCAGAAAT GTGAGCGAGTGTCCAGACGTGGGCGCGAACCTGCCGGCCGAGTCGGGTGAAGGTATCGTCGGCGCGCTCAAGATGGTTATGCAGAAGCGGAGTAAAGCCATCCACTCATCAG ATGAAAGCGAAGAAGAGGGTGGAGGAGATGATGAGGATGACGACGACGAATGGGATGACTGA